A region from the Verrucomicrobiota bacterium genome encodes:
- a CDS encoding NAD(P)-dependent oxidoreductase: MSERIGFVGVGRMGANMARRLKDCGYAVTAVFDVRKQAAEDLGKEIGAEACATLARITELSDVIITVVTDDKAMLGIFSGKKDHLLKGARGRVFINCATISPKVHLQVEKLAAKAGAASLEGCMASSITQAREGTLYLMCGGKEATFSRVKPILEKLSKSMRYVGATGKAAEVKALVNMVMNINTAGLAEGLGLGAALGLDLALLREVFGETGANSRVLQTDGEDMQNREHSCFFSAAHAAKDSGIALSLGKAKKLDLPLATATFKQFSKMVKLGLGELDKSGVAELTFKGRGPKKGRK, encoded by the coding sequence ATGTCAGAACGCATTGGATTTGTCGGGGTGGGCCGCATGGGCGCCAACATGGCGCGGCGCCTGAAGGATTGCGGATACGCGGTCACCGCGGTCTTTGATGTCCGGAAACAAGCGGCGGAGGATTTGGGGAAAGAGATCGGGGCGGAGGCTTGCGCGACACTCGCCCGGATCACGGAACTCTCGGACGTCATTATCACCGTGGTGACGGATGACAAGGCCATGTTGGGCATTTTCTCCGGCAAGAAGGACCATCTGCTCAAAGGTGCCCGAGGCCGGGTTTTCATCAATTGCGCGACCATCAGCCCCAAGGTGCATCTTCAAGTCGAGAAACTGGCCGCCAAGGCGGGCGCCGCTTCCCTGGAAGGGTGCATGGCCTCCAGCATCACCCAAGCACGTGAGGGAACCCTCTATCTGATGTGCGGCGGCAAGGAAGCCACGTTTTCGCGGGTGAAGCCGATTCTGGAGAAACTGAGCAAATCGATGAGGTATGTCGGCGCGACCGGCAAGGCTGCCGAGGTGAAAGCCTTGGTCAACATGGTGATGAACATCAACACCGCGGGCCTTGCCGAAGGACTGGGTCTGGGAGCCGCGCTGGGGCTTGACCTGGCTTTGCTGCGTGAAGTCTTCGGGGAAACAGGCGCGAATTCGCGCGTCCTCCAAACCGACGGCGAAGACATGCAGAACCGCGAACATTCCTGCTTCTTTTCGGCAGCCCACGCCGCAAAGGACTCCGGCATCGCCCTGTCCCTGGGCAAGGCCAAGAAACTGGATCTGCCCCTCGCCACAGCCACGTTCAAACAGTTCAGCAAGATGGTCAAGCTGGGCCTGGGAGAACTCGACAAGTCGGGCGTGGCCGAATTGACGTTCAAAGGGCGCGGCCCCAAAAAAGGGCGGAAGTAA
- a CDS encoding cytochrome C biogenesis protein, with translation MCHRRRGIDAAIHDSSCRIRHAPEGSRMKKKLPWILLFLFVLEAALALRPRKEREYHTIAFGRLPVLLDGRIQPLDSVARNALLQIRGNQAVPLEGNGGGGKVWGEWSAIKDQRPLEERKWWQFHKHPKKLKPSDWIAELMFKPEQADERYVFLIHHPELLGELKLDGKGVEHSGLRYFTFSEIRPVLPTIGGHAKQLHESGKNASLQTPLERQVLKLFNAVTIYQRLRRNIRPDTSSNWSAEIAEFQKKIAPGLAAWRAREAGRAYETNVFEDFTRALEPIDEMANLSYALVIPPAKPETDRKGWVNLGASLLDSIRAGELHPAVPYFAAMADGYRQGKAEDFNKAVADYRLWLGSRLGMEVDKASKEYFFNTLQPFYRAMLIYLTAFLLGCAHWFNLSEWLRKSAVYLIGFAWIIHTVGLIFRMVLEGRPPVTNLYSSAIFIGWGTVILGLLLERIYLGGIGAVVAAITGFVTQIIAHNLALGGDTMVMLEAVLDTNFWLATHVVIITLGYSATFVAGFLAMIYILRGVFTRGLTGETGKALSRMVYGITCFATLFSFTGTVLGGIWADQSWGRFWGWDPKENGALMIVLWCAIILHARWGGLVRDRGIMNLAVFGNIVTSFSWFGVNMLGVGLHSYGFMDAAFKWLSVFIASQLVIIGFGLIPMRHWMSFQDRVPPGSNPGGAEPAPRPVGAAA, from the coding sequence ATGTGTCATCGTCGCCGCGGGATTGACGCTGCAATTCATGATTCATCTTGTCGGATTCGCCACGCGCCGGAAGGAAGCCGCATGAAAAAGAAACTGCCTTGGATTCTGCTTTTCCTCTTCGTCCTGGAGGCGGCCCTCGCCCTCCGTCCCCGGAAGGAAAGGGAATATCACACCATCGCTTTTGGACGCCTGCCCGTGCTGCTGGATGGGCGCATTCAGCCGTTGGACTCGGTGGCGCGGAACGCGTTGCTGCAAATCCGCGGCAATCAGGCTGTGCCCCTCGAGGGCAACGGAGGCGGAGGCAAGGTTTGGGGGGAATGGAGCGCGATCAAAGATCAACGGCCCCTGGAAGAGCGCAAGTGGTGGCAGTTCCACAAGCATCCCAAGAAGCTCAAGCCCTCGGATTGGATTGCGGAATTGATGTTCAAGCCGGAGCAGGCGGATGAACGCTACGTCTTCCTGATTCATCACCCGGAATTGCTGGGGGAATTGAAGCTGGACGGCAAAGGGGTTGAGCACAGCGGCCTGCGCTACTTCACCTTTAGCGAGATTCGCCCTGTGCTGCCCACCATCGGAGGCCATGCCAAGCAACTGCATGAGTCCGGAAAAAACGCCTCCTTGCAGACGCCGCTTGAAAGGCAGGTCCTCAAGCTCTTCAACGCGGTCACGATTTATCAACGCCTGCGCCGTAACATCCGGCCCGACACCTCCTCGAACTGGAGCGCTGAAATCGCCGAATTCCAGAAGAAGATCGCCCCCGGGCTTGCGGCCTGGAGAGCCCGCGAAGCCGGCCGGGCCTACGAGACCAACGTGTTCGAGGACTTTACGCGGGCCCTCGAACCGATCGACGAAATGGCGAATTTATCGTATGCCTTGGTGATTCCCCCGGCGAAGCCTGAAACGGACCGCAAAGGCTGGGTGAATCTGGGCGCTTCCTTGCTCGATTCCATCCGTGCAGGAGAACTCCATCCCGCCGTCCCGTATTTTGCCGCCATGGCGGATGGTTACCGCCAGGGGAAGGCGGAAGACTTCAACAAAGCGGTGGCTGACTACCGCCTTTGGTTGGGGTCGCGCCTGGGGATGGAAGTGGACAAGGCGTCCAAGGAATATTTCTTCAACACGCTGCAGCCCTTTTACCGGGCGATGCTGATTTACCTGACGGCATTCCTGCTCGGGTGCGCGCATTGGTTTAATCTGTCCGAATGGCTGCGCAAGTCGGCGGTGTATTTGATCGGGTTTGCGTGGATCATCCATACCGTCGGATTGATTTTCCGCATGGTGCTGGAGGGGCGTCCCCCGGTGACGAACCTGTATTCTTCAGCCATTTTCATCGGCTGGGGCACGGTGATTCTGGGTTTGCTGCTGGAACGAATCTATCTTGGCGGGATCGGCGCCGTGGTGGCGGCCATTACGGGGTTTGTGACCCAAATTATTGCGCACAATCTCGCGTTGGGGGGCGACACCATGGTGATGTTGGAAGCGGTTCTCGACACCAATTTCTGGCTCGCGACGCACGTGGTGATTATCACGCTGGGGTATTCCGCCACGTTCGTCGCCGGATTTCTGGCGATGATTTACATCCTGCGCGGGGTGTTTACCCGGGGGTTGACCGGAGAAACCGGCAAGGCCTTGAGCCGCATGGTTTATGGCATCACGTGTTTTGCCACCCTCTTCAGTTTCACCGGAACGGTGCTGGGCGGCATTTGGGCGGATCAATCCTGGGGGCGTTTTTGGGGCTGGGACCCCAAGGAGAACGGAGCCCTGATGATTGTGTTGTGGTGCGCCATCATCCTCCATGCCCGATGGGGAGGCTTGGTGCGCGATCGCGGCATCATGAATCTCGCCGTGTTCGGCAACATCGTCACCAGCTTCTCCTGGTTCGGAGTCAACATGCTGGGCGTCGGGCTGCATTCCTACGGTTTCATGGACGCCGCCTTCAAGTGGCTCTCCGTTTTCATCGCCAGCCAGCTCGTGATCATCGGATTCGGGCTGATTCCCATGAGGCACTGGATGAGCTTCCAGGACCGCGTGCCCCCGGGTTCGAACCCGGGCGGGGCTGAGCCAGCACCGCGTCCCGTGGGCGCGGCGGCTTGA
- a CDS encoding ResB protein required for cytochrome C biosynthesis: protein MFKLPRNKNPSFSNSFNPCVFPMLERPFQFFSSLRLTVVLLAIATVLVFVGTLAQVEEGLYLAQNRYFKSFLIFWTPGNSSIQIPILPGGYTVGTLLLINLVAAHVKRFEFTRKKAGIFLTHIGIVLLLVGQLATDMLSTESALRFNEGETKNYSEDFHANELVIIDTSDADKDHVMSIPDGRLRPGAEIRHERLPFTLQVLEFWPNSDLFSQSTNGTLEVRASQGVGVGLHLLPRPITTKMDERNLPSALVRITAGGQDLGTWLVSSMLSRKQVLTHGSKTYSLALRFKRHYTPYSMTLLDADNEYYVGTKKPKHFSSRVRIEHTESKENRESLIYMNNPLRYQGLTYYQFQMGTGEGGLGQSSTLQVVRNPSWLTPYLGCVIVAAGLTLQFMIHLVGFATRRKEAA, encoded by the coding sequence ATGTTCAAGCTTCCGAGGAACAAAAACCCGAGTTTTTCAAATTCATTCAATCCCTGCGTTTTCCCGATGCTTGAACGTCCCTTCCAGTTTTTTTCCTCGCTTCGATTGACCGTGGTGTTGCTGGCGATCGCCACGGTGCTGGTCTTTGTCGGAACCCTGGCCCAGGTCGAAGAAGGACTCTACCTCGCTCAGAACCGTTACTTCAAAAGTTTCCTCATCTTTTGGACACCGGGAAACAGCTCGATCCAGATTCCCATCCTTCCGGGCGGTTACACGGTGGGAACGTTGCTCCTCATCAACCTGGTGGCGGCCCATGTGAAGCGATTCGAGTTCACACGCAAGAAGGCCGGCATTTTTCTCACGCACATCGGCATCGTGCTCCTGCTGGTTGGGCAGCTCGCCACGGACATGCTCTCCACGGAAAGCGCGCTCCGATTCAACGAGGGCGAAACCAAGAATTATTCCGAGGATTTCCACGCCAATGAACTGGTGATCATCGACACTTCGGATGCGGACAAGGACCACGTGATGTCCATCCCGGATGGACGTCTCCGACCCGGCGCCGAGATTCGCCACGAACGGTTGCCCTTCACCCTTCAGGTGCTGGAATTCTGGCCGAACTCCGACCTCTTTTCACAGAGCACGAACGGCACGTTGGAGGTTCGGGCTTCCCAGGGTGTGGGAGTGGGATTGCACCTGCTCCCCCGGCCCATCACCACCAAGATGGATGAGCGCAACTTGCCGAGTGCGCTCGTGAGGATCACCGCCGGGGGACAGGATCTTGGGACGTGGCTGGTTTCGAGCATGCTGAGCAGAAAGCAAGTCCTGACGCACGGGAGCAAGACCTACTCGCTGGCTCTGCGCTTCAAGCGCCATTACACGCCTTATTCGATGACCCTCCTGGACGCGGACAACGAGTATTACGTTGGCACCAAGAAGCCGAAGCATTTCTCCAGCCGGGTCCGGATCGAACACACCGAATCGAAGGAGAATCGCGAGTCCTTGATCTACATGAACAATCCCCTGCGCTATCAAGGATTGACCTATTACCAATTTCAGATGGGAACGGGCGAGGGAGGCCTGGGGCAGAGTTCGACGCTGCAAGTCGTCCGCAACCCGAGTTGGCTCACGCCTTATTTGGGATGTGTCATCGTCGCCGCGGGATTGACGCTGCAATTCATGATTCATCTTGTCGGATTCGCCACGCGCCGGAAGGAAGCCGCATGA
- the lptB gene encoding LPS export ABC transporter ATP-binding protein, with amino-acid sequence MPLLSTEQLVKSYKGRRVVDGVSIQVAAGEIVGLLGPNGAGKTTTFNIVVGLVRPEEGKVCFEEKPITGLPMHRRARLGIGYLTQEPSVFRKLTVEENLLAILETCAIDGRERRVRLKHLLDELDLTRVARSKAYMLSGGEKRRLEITRALVTSPKLLLLDEPFSGIDPIAVFEVQKILRRLKERGLGILITDHNVRETLKLVDRAYVIHRGQVLCEGTADFLVNDARAREIYLGPEFSM; translated from the coding sequence ATGCCTCTTCTCAGCACCGAACAGCTCGTCAAATCGTACAAAGGCCGCCGTGTGGTGGATGGGGTTTCCATCCAGGTGGCTGCGGGCGAGATCGTGGGGCTGCTTGGCCCCAACGGCGCCGGCAAGACCACCACCTTCAACATCGTGGTGGGATTGGTCCGTCCAGAGGAAGGCAAGGTTTGTTTCGAGGAGAAACCCATTACCGGATTACCGATGCATCGGCGGGCGCGCCTGGGCATCGGTTATCTCACTCAAGAACCTTCCGTGTTTCGCAAGCTGACGGTGGAGGAGAATCTGCTGGCGATCCTGGAGACGTGCGCGATCGACGGACGCGAGCGCCGGGTGCGGTTGAAGCATCTCCTGGACGAACTCGACCTCACGCGTGTGGCCCGCAGCAAAGCTTACATGCTCAGCGGTGGTGAAAAGCGGCGTCTCGAAATCACTCGCGCCCTGGTGACCAGTCCGAAGCTGCTGCTCTTGGACGAACCTTTCAGCGGCATCGATCCGATCGCGGTCTTCGAGGTTCAAAAGATCCTGCGCCGTTTGAAGGAACGCGGGCTGGGCATTCTGATCACCGACCACAACGTGCGGGAAACCCTCAAGCTGGTGGACCGGGCCTACGTCATCCATCGCGGGCAAGTATTGTGCGAGGGAACCGCGGATTTCCTGGTGAACGATGCGAGAGCTCGGGAGATCTATCTCGGTCCGGAGTTCAGCATGTAA
- a CDS encoding c-type cytochrome, producing MFRWIRLIGITALLLLPSSPSLQSQGSPPAEAAARMKMAEGLQVESFASEPMVVQPVCIEFDDRGRLWVIQYLQYPNPAGLTRTRVDRWSRTTYDRVPPPPPKGPRGADRITILEDTDHDGRADQARDFVSGLNLATGLAFGHGGVFVLNVPYLLFYPDRDGNDVPDGDPEVCLTGFGMEDAHSVANSLTWGPDGWLYGCQGSTVTSRIRDIEFQQGVWRYHPGTRQFELFCEGGGNSWGIDFDDEGELIYSTNVGPYRNLHGVQGGYYWKSVGKHGALHNPYTFGYFDHIPHTNFTGGHVTAGGLIYNGTNLPPHFHQAYLNADLLGHGIQWHRMYPWGSTFTSSHGGYLLESPDTWFAPCDLALAPDGAIFVADWHDRRTAHPDPDADWDRSNGRIYRLARTTTRSDAIPDWRRLNTEQLAGALENPNPWWRRRALRILSERRDPASYSSLHALFSSTVHHRTSLLALWALHGAGGWRDEDARAALSHPAPSVRKWAIRLLGDRKSVSPSLEERLLERAQHEPSVRARGQLASTAARLRPEIALPILHTLIQRDLDVHDPFLPHLLWWGVEKHAVTSVKAVSELFAGRLSRPSRLASEFILERLMRRWMAEGTQACQDGATQLLENAPDPATHARLLAALDQGFDDRPAQPPGFGTGGLFNSADEVSIEASTARAPSPISPKLERLLLQLWREQPDQSVRLKLAARLGHPPALERARSLLATPGLEPSRALQLIQLLGNFGLETDAPRLHPFLFRSPENVALETLDALGRIASPSFVPQLIQAYPELSARTQSRLRTLLLSRKSWVPQALLAVEEGRLPAAHFSPESLRATALHHDESLDRRVRKIWGRVTRGTPEEKLAEMRRLNNDLNAGRGDPDRGRQHFTTRCATCHTLFAQGGSIGPDLTTANRQDRVFLLASLVDPSAAIRKEYLAQEIQLRGGSAYSGVLLEQGGMQWILGTATGERIVFPASEVQSVKESAISIMPEGTLSGLTPQDLRDLFAFLQSQPPAFSPP from the coding sequence GTGTTCCGCTGGATCCGGCTGATCGGAATCACCGCTTTGCTCCTCCTCCCATCTTCCCCCTCACTCCAATCCCAAGGTTCTCCGCCCGCCGAAGCCGCCGCCCGCATGAAAATGGCCGAGGGACTGCAAGTGGAATCGTTCGCGTCGGAACCCATGGTGGTCCAACCGGTCTGCATCGAATTCGACGATCGCGGACGCCTCTGGGTCATCCAATATCTCCAGTATCCCAATCCCGCCGGACTCACCCGAACCCGCGTGGACCGGTGGTCCCGCACCACCTACGATCGTGTGCCGCCACCGCCTCCCAAGGGTCCGCGCGGAGCGGATCGGATCACCATTCTGGAGGATACTGACCACGACGGACGGGCCGACCAAGCGCGGGACTTCGTTTCCGGGTTGAACCTCGCCACGGGGCTCGCCTTCGGACACGGCGGCGTCTTCGTACTCAATGTTCCTTATCTGCTCTTCTATCCCGACCGCGACGGCAATGATGTTCCCGACGGGGATCCCGAAGTGTGCCTGACAGGTTTCGGAATGGAGGACGCCCACTCCGTCGCGAATTCACTCACCTGGGGACCTGATGGATGGCTCTACGGATGCCAGGGCAGCACCGTGACGTCCCGCATCCGCGACATTGAATTCCAGCAAGGCGTGTGGCGCTACCATCCGGGAACCCGGCAATTCGAGCTCTTCTGCGAGGGAGGTGGCAATTCGTGGGGAATCGATTTTGACGATGAGGGTGAATTGATTTACAGCACAAACGTCGGCCCCTACCGCAATCTGCACGGCGTCCAGGGCGGCTACTACTGGAAGAGCGTCGGCAAGCACGGCGCCCTTCACAATCCTTACACCTTCGGTTACTTCGACCACATCCCGCACACGAATTTTACCGGAGGTCACGTCACCGCCGGCGGACTGATCTACAACGGGACCAATCTGCCGCCGCATTTTCATCAAGCTTATCTCAACGCGGATTTGCTCGGGCACGGGATTCAGTGGCATCGAATGTACCCCTGGGGATCCACCTTCACGTCCTCCCATGGCGGCTACCTCCTCGAGTCTCCGGACACCTGGTTCGCTCCCTGCGACCTCGCCCTGGCGCCCGACGGCGCGATCTTTGTCGCGGATTGGCATGACCGGCGCACCGCGCATCCCGACCCGGATGCGGATTGGGACCGAAGCAATGGCCGCATCTACCGGCTCGCGCGGACCACTACCCGATCCGATGCCATCCCCGATTGGCGCCGCCTCAACACCGAACAATTGGCGGGCGCTCTCGAGAACCCCAATCCGTGGTGGCGGCGACGCGCCCTTCGAATCCTGAGCGAACGACGGGATCCCGCTTCTTACTCGAGTCTGCACGCATTATTCTCCTCAACGGTCCATCACCGAACCTCGTTGCTCGCTCTTTGGGCGCTGCACGGCGCCGGAGGCTGGCGTGATGAAGACGCCCGCGCCGCCCTTTCGCATCCGGCTCCGTCGGTGAGGAAATGGGCCATCCGGCTGCTCGGCGATCGAAAATCCGTTTCCCCTTCGCTTGAAGAACGCCTGCTGGAACGGGCACAACACGAACCGTCCGTCCGCGCTCGCGGCCAACTCGCCTCGACGGCCGCGAGGCTTCGTCCTGAAATTGCCCTCCCCATCCTGCACACCCTCATTCAGAGAGACCTGGACGTGCACGACCCCTTCCTGCCGCATCTTCTTTGGTGGGGAGTCGAAAAGCACGCCGTCACATCGGTGAAAGCGGTATCCGAATTGTTTGCCGGGAGACTCTCCAGGCCTTCGCGCCTGGCAAGCGAGTTCATCCTCGAACGTCTGATGCGCCGATGGATGGCGGAAGGCACTCAAGCTTGTCAGGATGGCGCGACACAACTCCTGGAAAACGCGCCTGATCCGGCCACCCACGCGCGACTGCTCGCCGCTCTCGACCAGGGCTTCGACGACCGACCGGCCCAACCACCCGGCTTCGGCACCGGCGGACTTTTCAACTCGGCCGACGAAGTTTCAATCGAGGCCTCCACCGCCCGTGCCCCTTCCCCAATCTCACCCAAACTCGAACGACTGTTGCTCCAACTTTGGCGGGAACAACCCGATCAATCCGTCCGTCTCAAACTCGCCGCCCGCCTTGGCCATCCACCCGCGCTGGAACGTGCACGATCGCTCCTGGCCACGCCAGGACTCGAACCGTCCCGCGCGCTTCAGCTCATTCAACTTCTCGGAAACTTCGGACTCGAGACCGATGCACCTCGCTTGCATCCGTTCCTGTTCCGATCACCCGAAAATGTGGCTCTCGAAACGCTCGACGCTCTCGGACGGATTGCCTCTCCGTCTTTCGTTCCCCAACTCATTCAGGCTTATCCCGAGCTTTCGGCCAGAACGCAAAGCCGCCTGCGCACCTTGCTCCTCAGCCGAAAATCGTGGGTTCCTCAGGCTTTGCTCGCAGTCGAGGAAGGCCGCCTGCCCGCGGCTCATTTCAGTCCTGAATCGCTGCGCGCCACCGCCCTTCATCATGATGAATCACTCGACCGCCGGGTTCGGAAGATCTGGGGCCGTGTCACCCGGGGAACACCCGAGGAAAAGCTGGCGGAAATGCGCCGCCTGAATAATGACTTGAACGCTGGACGCGGCGACCCGGACCGCGGACGACAACACTTCACGACGCGGTGCGCCACTTGTCACACCCTCTTCGCCCAGGGTGGCTCCATTGGCCCCGACCTGACCACAGCCAACCGCCAGGACCGGGTTTTCCTGCTCGCC
- a CDS encoding 3-deoxy-8-phosphooctulonate synthase produces MQGTLRATNGSGRETSSPPSTKPRGGCYKESVRADGSQLWRSLRKEGRLFLIAGPCVIENEALCLRVAERLRDLCERLGVVFVFKASYDKANRSSSKSYRGPGLERGLEILDRVRSILGVPLLTDVHDETQAALAGEVVDVLQVPAFLCRQTDLLLACAATGRVVNVKKGQFMAPREMRGVVDKLKQAGAGALLLTERGTTFGYHNLVVDLRSIPQLKALGYPVVFDATHSVQLPGAGDGCSGGQREFVPTLAAGAVAAGANGVFLETHPNPDRAPSDGANMISLREVPKLLERWLRIQEAAR; encoded by the coding sequence ATGCAAGGGACCCTGCGGGCCACGAACGGGTCCGGGCGCGAAACGTCGTCCCCGCCATCGACAAAACCCCGCGGCGGTTGTTACAAGGAGTCCGTGCGCGCCGATGGATCCCAATTGTGGCGGTCACTGCGAAAGGAAGGACGTCTCTTTCTCATCGCGGGCCCCTGCGTGATCGAGAACGAAGCGCTTTGTCTGCGCGTCGCCGAACGTTTGCGCGACCTCTGCGAGCGCCTCGGCGTCGTCTTCGTGTTCAAGGCGAGCTACGACAAGGCCAACCGATCCTCCTCGAAATCCTACCGTGGTCCAGGGCTCGAGCGAGGTTTGGAGATCTTGGACCGTGTCCGATCCATCCTCGGAGTGCCGCTGCTCACCGATGTCCACGACGAAACGCAAGCCGCTCTGGCCGGGGAAGTCGTGGATGTTTTGCAAGTGCCCGCCTTTCTTTGCCGCCAGACCGACCTTTTGCTGGCCTGCGCCGCCACCGGGAGGGTGGTCAATGTGAAAAAGGGCCAATTCATGGCTCCGCGGGAGATGCGAGGAGTTGTGGACAAATTGAAGCAGGCGGGAGCCGGGGCCTTGTTGCTGACCGAAAGGGGCACCACGTTCGGCTATCACAACCTCGTCGTGGATCTTCGTTCCATCCCGCAACTGAAAGCTTTGGGTTATCCAGTTGTGTTCGACGCCACACATTCTGTGCAGTTGCCGGGGGCCGGTGACGGTTGCTCGGGAGGCCAGCGGGAGTTTGTGCCGACCCTGGCGGCCGGCGCGGTGGCGGCCGGCGCAAACGGAGTGTTCCTCGAGACGCATCCGAATCCCGATCGGGCTCCCAGCGATGGCGCCAACATGATTTCCCTGCGCGAGGTTCCCAAGCTGCTGGAACGATGGCTGAGAATTCAGGAGGCGGCTCGATGA
- the fdhD gene encoding formate dehydrogenase accessory sulfurtransferase FdhD: MKSAPPAAARRWVAWRASKRSKRGWASELAVEEPLEIRIRGKVFGVTMRTPGHDTELVAGFLLAEGLLRKRSDWISLAPCRAEGVEGVVVNAFLSAKVRLDWKTMGRGFLTSSSCGFCGSKMIENVRRRYAALVVERGVDLDLLAELPGRMAAKQTLFKKTGGVHAAALFDRQGRLLVVREDVGRHNAVDKVVGHAFLDGRIPLTDCALAVSGRVSFEIAQKALAAGISAVVAVSAPTTLAVSLAREAGLILAGFARGGAMTLYAGPRANESGGAVVNPAPAAR, from the coding sequence ATGAAGTCAGCCCCGCCAGCCGCAGCCCGGCGCTGGGTGGCCTGGAGGGCGTCGAAACGTTCCAAGCGCGGCTGGGCTTCGGAGCTCGCCGTGGAGGAACCGCTCGAGATCCGCATACGAGGCAAAGTTTTCGGGGTCACCATGCGGACCCCGGGGCACGATACCGAACTGGTGGCGGGATTTCTGCTCGCGGAGGGGTTGCTACGCAAACGGAGCGATTGGATTTCGCTCGCCCCCTGCCGCGCCGAGGGGGTGGAAGGCGTGGTCGTGAATGCCTTTCTTTCGGCCAAGGTTCGCCTGGATTGGAAGACCATGGGACGAGGCTTCCTCACGAGCAGCAGCTGCGGGTTTTGCGGGTCGAAAATGATCGAGAATGTGCGCCGGCGCTACGCGGCTTTGGTGGTGGAACGCGGGGTCGATTTGGACTTGCTGGCCGAACTTCCCGGGCGAATGGCGGCGAAGCAAACCCTCTTCAAAAAGACCGGAGGCGTGCATGCCGCCGCGCTGTTCGACCGGCAGGGGCGGTTGCTGGTGGTGAGGGAAGACGTGGGGCGCCACAACGCCGTGGACAAAGTGGTGGGACACGCGTTTTTGGACGGACGCATTCCCTTGACGGACTGCGCCTTGGCGGTCAGCGGAAGGGTCTCTTTCGAAATTGCGCAGAAAGCGCTGGCCGCCGGAATCTCCGCGGTGGTGGCCGTCTCCGCTCCCACCACTCTGGCCGTGAGTCTGGCGCGGGAGGCGGGCTTGATTCTGGCTGGATTTGCCCGCGGGGGCGCCATGACTCTGTATGCGGGCCCGAGGGCAAATGAAAGCGGCGGGGCCGTTGTCAATCCGGCGCCCGCCGCTCGTTAA